In Candidatus Hydrogenedentota bacterium, the genomic window GACGTCCGTGCCCCGGCCCGGAAAGGGGCTCAGGCGGTGACACTCGATGAAGCGGGGCGCATTGATGGCTTGAGAAAAGGCCAGTACCGCGCCGTTAAAGCGCTCTATGTGGCCCACCTGCAAGATGCAATGGTGCGTCTTCGCCAGCGCCACCATCGTTTCGGCCTCGTGAAGCGTGGGGGCAATGGGCTTCTCCACCAGCACGTGGACGCCTGCCTGAAGCAGGGCGTTGACCGCTTCCGCATGAGCACTGGTGGGCGTCGCCACTGAGACGGCTTCGACGCCCGCGGCAATCAGGCCATTCACGTCGCTGAATCCAGGAACGGTGAAATCCTCGGCGGCCTTCAGGCGATTGGCTTCATGGGGATCGGCGATGCCCACAAGCTCGACACCCTCCAGGGCGGCGTAGTTGCGCGCGTGGTGATAGCCCAGGTGGCCAACGCCGACGACACCGGCACGGATGGAGGTCATGGATGTTTCCTCATTGTACAAGGCGAGCCCGATTCCAGTGACCGGGGAATACGGGTCCAATGCGTCTTATGGGGCGATATGGGGGAAAGCGATGCGCCAGACCCACAGGACCCATCAGCCCCATTTTCCCTGGCGCGGAACTCACCCCAGCGCGTCAGCCCAATAGCCCGCGCTTTGAGTTCGCGATAAACGTCAATATGGTTGTCTTCTCCTCCGAATCCTCCACCTCCGCCTCGATGCGCGCCACCGCCTGGCTCGTGTTCAAATCCGAACGATAGAGCAGCTTGTACATGGCGCGAATCGACTTGATCTGCTCCGCCGAAAGCCCATTGCGCTCCAGGCCGATGGTATTCGGTCCGTGGCAGCGACCGGGGTGACCTTCGCAGAGCATATAGGGCAGCACGTCCTTGTTGATGCGGGCCATGCCGCCGATGAAGGCCATGGTGCCGATGATGACGAACTGGTGGATGCCCGTGAGGCCGCCGATGAAGGCCCGATCATGGACCGTGACGTGGCCGGCCAGCGGCGATCCATTGGCCATGATGACGTGATCGCCCAGAACGCAGTCGTGACCCACGTGGCACGTGGACATGAAAAGGCAGTGGCTGCCAATCCGTGTCGCCTTCGCGTCTTCCTCGGGGCTGTCGCTGTAGCGCGTGCTGGAACTGATCGTCACAAACTCGCGGATGACATTATTGTCGCCCAGGATGGTTTGCCCCCGCTTTCCGGGGAGATGCTTGAGGTCCTGGGGGGTAACGCCCACCTGCGCGCCGCTGTAGGTCCGGTTGTTTCTGCCCATGACTGTTCCGGCGCCGATGACACAATGGGGCCCGATGACGGTGCCCGCCCCGATGCTGACCCCGGCCTCGATGATCGAGAAGGCCTGGATTTCCACATCGTCGGCGAGCTGGGCCTCAGGATGGACAATGGCGGTCGGATGTATTTGCATGCAGCTTTCCTGTAGAACGAATAGCGTGGGGAATTATAGTACCACCGTGGCCCGGAATCGTTAGCGGTCGGCTCCCCATTGAGCGGAACGGGGCCATTGGAAACGAGGTGTAATTATGGGGCCTGCGCCATGCCCGGTGCAACCTGATACGCATTTGATACAGAATGCGAAAACCCCAGAACATACGGGCGGGCTTGGGGGAGGGGCGGTTCCGTTCCGTATATCCTGGGGCTAAAACTGTTCGGCCATCCGGCCGGTCTTTCGCTTCTTAAGGTGCAGGGATGACAGCGCAATCATCCCTGCGAAGCTCCTCGTGGTTTCACCCTCTGAAGTTGAATCCAACATGAAGCTGTCGGTCCAATAACCAGACTCATGCCAGAAACCGGTGGCCCGTATAAGTTATTTTAATTAGCGGCTTTATGGATTTTTACCGGGGTGGAGTTATCTTCCGTCGATTGGAGTCTGTATGATAATCGGACGGCCCGAAGTGTATGATTTGCGGACACCCCATTTTGCGATAGAATACTTGTGTTTTTTTCGCCGATCTGCGTTAATATGAGTGGCCCCGAAGAGGCGGTGAAACACCGCTGAAGTGGGATCCGTCATCGACGGTCGGGGTTCAGTGGTCGGGACTGAACTCTCCTTTCCCGTGCAGGGCTTTGGGTGGAGCGGCTGTTCGTTATGCAGATTATGATTACGGCGAAGGCAGGTTATACGCGGGGGGCATCGTGGATGCTCGATGCAAAATCTCTGGTGATCGGGCGCTCTTATCGCTGCGATATCGTGGTGGATGATGGCACGGTCTCCCGGCAGCACTGCCGAATTCAGAAAGTGCAGGAGGGGGTGCGTCTGGAGGATCTGGGCAGCCGGAATCCGGCCCTCGTGGACGGTGTGCCCCAGGGGGATGTCGTGCTCAAAGTGGGCGACGAATTCAGCGTGGGTCGGGCCATCTTCCTCATCACCGCCGTCGCCGAATCGGGCGCGCCGTCGGGCCGCGGGCCGACGGATTCGGATACCATCTCCCTCGATCTCAAAGACCTTGGGTTGGATGCCATCGAGCAGGGCAAGTCCTGGCCGGGCACCTTTACGGACTACGTACTCCTTTTCCGATTTACCCGCAGTTGCAGCCTCCTCAAGTCCGAAGTGGCCCTCTCCAACCAGATGCGGGAGGTCATCACCCAGCGTTTCGCCGCCGGGCGGGTCTACATCCTTCAGGAGGACGAAGGGCGCTGGCCCTTCATGGAACTGTTGGAAATTACCGACGAATCTCTGATTCGTCATGAGGCCCTGGAGAAGGCCGTGGACGAGCGCCGCGCCCTCTCTTTCGCGCTGCCCCACCGCGACGGCACCTCCGGGCATGTCTTCTTCGCCCCGCTTTTCTATGCGGACCATTGCGAAGGGCTCGCCGTGTTGACCATGGAGGGGATGGGGCCCGACGGAGACCGCGAGGCGGCCCTTCGCCTCTTTTCCGCCCTGTGTGAACTGGTGGGGCCCTACCTCCACGCGGCGCGGGAACACGACCGGCTCGTCCAGCTCAATCACCGCCTCACCAGTACCGACGGTTTTGCCCGCATGCCCCTGGTGGGTCAGAGCCGGGTAATGAAAGGGCTCCGCACCCAAGTCTACGAGGCGGCCGCCACCCCTATGAACGTCCTGATTACCGGGGAAACGGGCACCGGCAAGGAACTGATCGCCCGCGCCATCCACCGCAACAGTATCCGGGCGTCCAAGCCCTATATCATCCTCAATTGCGCCGCGATCCCCGCCGAACTCTTTGAGAGCGAGCTCTTCGGCTACGAGCGCGGTGCCTTTACCGGAGCCCAGGGCTCCAAAAAAGGACTGCTCTCACTGGCGAACTCGGGCATACTCTTCCTCGATGAAGTGGGCGATCTCAGCCTGGAGAACCAGGCCCGAATTCTCCGTGTACTCGAGCAGGGGACCTACCGCAGGCTCGGCGCGGCCCAGGAAGAGCAGGTGGACGTCCGATTTATCGCCGCCACCAACCGCCCCGTGGACGACAAGGGCTTTCGCTCGGATCTCTATCACCGTCTGGCCGGCTTCACCCTCCATGCGCCGCCCCTGCGCGAGCGCGCCGAGGACATTCCGCTGCTTGCCCAGCATTTTATGGATGGATTGGCCGCCCAGGATGCCCGCCTGATCCGGACCCTCTCCCAGGAGGCGGCCGAAGTGCTCAAACACTATCATTGGCCTGGAAACGTGCGCCAGCTTAAGAACACGGTCGAGCGTATCGCGCACCGTAGCAACACGCCCCTGATTTCGACGGAGGACATCTGGCGCGACGGCCAGATCAGCAAGACGCCCGAGAAGGAGGCTGGCCCGCTGCTTTCCCTGACCGAGATGGAGCGGGAGCATGTGCTCAAGGTGCTCCGTACCTGTGGCGGCAATCGGGCGAAGGCGGCCCGCATTCTGGGGATCAGCCGGAGCACATTGTACCTGAAGCTGGCGGAA contains:
- the lpxA gene encoding acyl-ACP--UDP-N-acetylglucosamine O-acyltransferase, which codes for MQIHPTAIVHPEAQLADDVEIQAFSIIEAGVSIGAGTVIGPHCVIGAGTVMGRNNRTYSGAQVGVTPQDLKHLPGKRGQTILGDNNVIREFVTISSSTRYSDSPEEDAKATRIGSHCLFMSTCHVGHDCVLGDHVIMANGSPLAGHVTVHDRAFIGGLTGIHQFVIIGTMAFIGGMARINKDVLPYMLCEGHPGRCHGPNTIGLERNGLSAEQIKSIRAMYKLLYRSDLNTSQAVARIEAEVEDSEEKTTILTFIANSKRGLLG
- a CDS encoding sigma 54-dependent Fis family transcriptional regulator, with amino-acid sequence MQIMITAKAGYTRGASWMLDAKSLVIGRSYRCDIVVDDGTVSRQHCRIQKVQEGVRLEDLGSRNPALVDGVPQGDVVLKVGDEFSVGRAIFLITAVAESGAPSGRGPTDSDTISLDLKDLGLDAIEQGKSWPGTFTDYVLLFRFTRSCSLLKSEVALSNQMREVITQRFAAGRVYILQEDEGRWPFMELLEITDESLIRHEALEKAVDERRALSFALPHRDGTSGHVFFAPLFYADHCEGLAVLTMEGMGPDGDREAALRLFSALCELVGPYLHAAREHDRLVQLNHRLTSTDGFARMPLVGQSRVMKGLRTQVYEAAATPMNVLITGETGTGKELIARAIHRNSIRASKPYIILNCAAIPAELFESELFGYERGAFTGAQGSKKGLLSLANSGILFLDEVGDLSLENQARILRVLEQGTYRRLGAAQEEQVDVRFIAATNRPVDDKGFRSDLYHRLAGFTLHAPPLRERAEDIPLLAQHFMDGLAAQDARLIRTLSQEAAEVLKHYHWPGNVRQLKNTVERIAHRSNTPLISTEDIWRDGQISKTPEKEAGPLLSLTEMEREHVLKVLRTCGGNRAKAARILGISRSTLYLKLAEYGVDE